One window of the Actinomyces procaprae genome contains the following:
- a CDS encoding carbohydrate ABC transporter permease, giving the protein MHARTERPSRRRSRSLAYLPYLIPGAVCFTIIILVPLALNVWYSLNSWKGGMSPMRFIGLDNYAQLLDDAKFWASFRNSLSMIVAMVIIPTLIGLVLAAVLFDYIGKHFGSRTAATLRAMYYLPQILPISVAGIVWNWILNSQTGAVNTILRGLGVTDPPNWLGSTSTALGSVMFVLIWIQIGYPTVIFMSALQRVDPELYEAAELDGAGWFARFRAITVPQIRPETFVIVLTCTIAALKVFAPIYVLTRGGPESSTLVPSYYSYLNFFDKSKVGYGAAISTVLTIVIIVIAGVIQVFQNRSARREEEGR; this is encoded by the coding sequence GTGCACGCCCGAACCGAACGGCCCTCGCGCCGCAGATCGCGGAGTCTGGCCTACCTGCCCTACCTCATTCCGGGAGCGGTCTGCTTCACCATCATCATTCTGGTGCCGCTCGCCCTGAACGTCTGGTACTCGCTCAACAGCTGGAAGGGCGGCATGTCGCCGATGCGGTTCATCGGGCTGGACAATTATGCCCAACTGCTGGATGACGCGAAGTTCTGGGCGTCCTTCCGCAACTCGTTGTCGATGATCGTGGCCATGGTCATCATCCCGACGCTCATCGGGCTGGTGCTGGCTGCCGTCCTGTTCGACTACATCGGCAAGCACTTCGGCTCTCGTACCGCCGCGACGCTGCGCGCCATGTACTACCTGCCGCAGATCCTGCCGATCTCCGTGGCCGGCATCGTGTGGAACTGGATCCTCAACTCCCAGACGGGTGCGGTCAACACGATTCTGCGCGGCCTGGGTGTCACCGACCCGCCCAACTGGCTGGGTTCCACCTCGACGGCGTTGGGCTCGGTCATGTTCGTGCTCATCTGGATCCAGATCGGCTACCCGACCGTCATCTTCATGTCCGCCCTGCAGCGGGTGGACCCGGAGTTGTACGAGGCGGCCGAGCTCGACGGCGCGGGCTGGTTCGCGCGCTTCCGCGCCATCACCGTGCCGCAGATCCGGCCGGAGACCTTCGTGATCGTGCTCACCTGCACCATCGCGGCGCTGAAGGTGTTCGCGCCCATTTACGTGCTCACCCGTGGCGGTCCGGAGAGCTCCACCCTGGTGCCGAGCTACTACTCCTACCTGAACTTCTTCGACAAGTCGAAGGTCGGCTACGGCGCCGCCATCTCAACCGTGCTCACAATCGTCATTATCGTCATCGCCGGCGTCATCCAGGTCTTCCAGAACCGCAGCGCCCGGCGCGAGGAGGAGGGACGCTGA
- a CDS encoding ABC transporter substrate-binding protein translates to MMKRRNFNALLAAAATTGLLGPALSACGSSGSSGGGSDTFTIWDYESDDSAMGQAWARAVEIFKEQHPEVTVRIEDQTFEQLQKNAKIVLTGDDVPDIMEYNKGNSTSGQLASQGLIEPLTEQATERGWDAKLAASLQTTARYTEDGLMGDGDWYGVPNYGEYVFVYYNQDMFDAQGLSVPTTLKEFEAVCDAFVAAGQIPLAEAGSEYPMGQLWYQLVLAHADRSFVNAYQLFEDDVDWSADPIKAGTDKLVEWIDKGYVAADSAGLTAEDAGTAFINGSYPMFVSGSWWFGRIVGDMADKNWDQFLFPGTELFPGSSGNLWVVPTNAKNKELAYDFIDITLSDEVQAILGEKGGLPVSGDPSTIEDDKTRTMTENFAQINEQDGLAFYPDWPVAGFYDQIVSAMQSLINGSKTGDEALADLRSAYDEGKADMGIEG, encoded by the coding sequence ATGATGAAGCGCAGGAACTTCAACGCCCTCCTGGCCGCCGCAGCCACCACGGGACTACTCGGCCCGGCACTGTCCGCCTGCGGCTCCTCCGGGTCATCCGGAGGGGGATCGGACACCTTCACCATCTGGGACTACGAATCGGACGACTCCGCCATGGGGCAGGCCTGGGCCCGCGCCGTGGAGATCTTCAAGGAGCAGCATCCCGAAGTCACTGTCAGGATCGAGGACCAGACCTTCGAGCAGCTGCAGAAGAACGCCAAGATCGTGCTGACGGGAGACGACGTCCCGGACATCATGGAGTACAACAAGGGCAACTCCACCTCCGGGCAGCTCGCCTCCCAGGGACTCATCGAGCCGCTGACCGAGCAGGCGACCGAACGCGGCTGGGATGCCAAGCTCGCCGCCTCGCTGCAGACCACCGCCCGCTACACCGAGGACGGCCTCATGGGCGACGGCGACTGGTACGGGGTCCCCAACTACGGCGAGTACGTATTCGTCTACTACAACCAGGACATGTTCGACGCCCAGGGGCTGAGCGTGCCGACCACCCTGAAGGAGTTCGAGGCCGTGTGCGACGCCTTCGTCGCCGCCGGGCAGATCCCGCTGGCCGAGGCCGGCTCGGAGTACCCCATGGGGCAGCTGTGGTACCAGCTCGTCCTGGCCCACGCCGACCGCTCCTTCGTCAACGCCTACCAGCTCTTCGAGGACGACGTCGACTGGAGCGCCGACCCGATCAAGGCCGGAACCGACAAGCTCGTGGAGTGGATCGACAAGGGGTACGTCGCCGCCGACTCCGCCGGCCTGACCGCCGAGGATGCCGGCACCGCCTTCATCAACGGCAGCTATCCCATGTTCGTCTCCGGCTCCTGGTGGTTCGGGCGGATCGTCGGGGACATGGCCGACAAGAACTGGGACCAGTTCCTCTTCCCGGGCACGGAACTGTTCCCGGGCTCCTCCGGGAACCTGTGGGTGGTGCCGACCAACGCCAAGAACAAGGAGCTCGCCTACGACTTCATCGACATCACCCTGTCCGATGAGGTCCAGGCGATCCTTGGTGAGAAGGGCGGGCTGCCGGTGAGTGGCGATCCCTCCACCATTGAGGACGACAAGACCCGCACCATGACCGAGAACTTCGCTCAGATCAACGAGCAGGACGGCCTGGCCTTCTACCCGGACTGGCCGGTGGCGGGCTTCTACGACCAGATCGTCTCCGCCATGCAGTCCCTCATCAACGGTTCCAAGACCGGCGACGAGGCTCTTGCCGACCTGCGCTCCGCATATGACGAGGGCAAGGCCGATATGGGCATTGAGGGCTGA
- a CDS encoding LacI family DNA-binding transcriptional regulator — MATMQDVARRANVAVSTVSYTLSGARPVAPETARRIRAAMEELNYQPNAMARGLASRRSHTLAMTFPSFDTAMGETVFEIVRGAQHEASRNGYNLAVWPLEDAVAGAELVALVRQGKADGVLLVEVGVDDPRVAALKRARLPFVMVGRTADPTGLAYVDIDFERTVDDAVGELYRLGHRRIAFIGRPASQTEAGYGPAIRGRQGYLRAVSHRALTPFALACDASPQAGQAVARTLMEQDSPPTGIVVMNDMAALGLLTGLQAQGLRVPRDISVVGAVSSPTLGAMTTPVLTTTHAPGERMGAFATRALLAILDERLDPADCHQLVTCSVVEGESLGPAPGADLDGNHPREKSSS; from the coding sequence ATGGCCACCATGCAGGACGTGGCCCGAAGGGCCAATGTCGCCGTCTCGACCGTCTCCTACACCCTGTCCGGCGCCCGCCCGGTGGCCCCGGAGACCGCCCGCCGCATTCGCGCCGCCATGGAGGAGCTCAACTACCAACCCAATGCCATGGCGCGCGGGCTGGCCAGCCGCCGCTCCCACACCCTGGCCATGACCTTCCCCAGCTTCGACACCGCCATGGGCGAGACCGTCTTTGAGATCGTTCGCGGTGCGCAGCACGAGGCCTCCCGCAACGGCTACAACCTCGCCGTCTGGCCCCTGGAGGATGCCGTGGCGGGTGCGGAACTCGTGGCCCTGGTGCGGCAGGGCAAGGCCGACGGCGTGCTGCTGGTCGAGGTGGGAGTCGACGATCCGCGAGTTGCCGCGCTCAAGCGGGCCCGGCTGCCATTCGTCATGGTTGGGCGCACCGCGGACCCGACCGGCCTGGCCTACGTCGACATCGACTTCGAGCGCACCGTCGACGACGCCGTCGGCGAGCTGTATCGGCTCGGCCACCGCCGTATAGCCTTCATCGGGCGTCCCGCCTCCCAGACGGAGGCGGGCTACGGGCCCGCGATCAGGGGTCGACAGGGGTACCTGCGGGCGGTCAGTCACCGCGCGCTGACGCCATTCGCCTTGGCCTGCGACGCCAGTCCTCAGGCCGGCCAGGCCGTGGCCCGCACGCTGATGGAACAGGATTCGCCACCCACCGGCATAGTGGTCATGAATGACATGGCGGCCCTCGGCCTGCTCACCGGACTGCAGGCGCAAGGACTAAGGGTTCCCCGGGATATCTCCGTGGTCGGCGCGGTCTCCTCTCCGACGCTCGGTGCCATGACCACCCCCGTCCTGACGACGACGCATGCGCCCGGCGAGCGCATGGGAGCCTTCGCCACCCGTGCCCTGCTGGCCATCCTCGACGAGCGCCTCGACCCGGCCGACTGCCACCAGCTGGTGACCTGCTCGGTGGTCGAGGGCGAGAGCCTCGGCCCCGCCCCGGGAGCCGACCTGGACGGCAACCATCCGCGCGAAAAGAGCAGCAGCTGA
- a CDS encoding sugar-binding transcriptional regulator: MGEDSTRGDVELLLRVARMYYEQHLTQVEIAREVGYSRPSVSRLLARARDQGIVHITISHPLEHVLSVEKRLREALPLKAVRVAEVDGTDVIGAVGQAAAELLINSVSNGQVVAVGNGRSIQAAAQRIPQIPRVDCTIVQLLGSIPGGLPSWGRDAPTICTRIASQLGAKVARMPVPLIVDNPSLLRPLMREEKVATTLALAARADVALVGVAGVGAKGAGNILAEYLTPDVREAIRIGGAVGHILDHHYDAAGRPVPTPLTPRTLALPLDELRRIPLVIGAAGGEDKVEAIVGAVRGGILSALATDYQTALSILDFL, from the coding sequence GTGGGCGAGGACAGCACCCGGGGCGACGTCGAACTGCTGCTGCGGGTGGCACGCATGTACTACGAGCAGCACCTCACCCAGGTGGAGATCGCCCGCGAGGTCGGCTACTCCCGCCCCTCCGTCTCCCGTCTGCTCGCACGCGCCCGGGACCAGGGAATCGTGCACATCACCATCTCCCACCCTCTGGAACACGTGCTGTCGGTCGAGAAACGGCTGCGGGAGGCGTTGCCGCTCAAGGCCGTACGGGTCGCCGAGGTCGACGGGACCGATGTCATCGGCGCCGTCGGGCAAGCCGCCGCGGAGCTGTTGATCAACTCGGTCTCGAACGGACAGGTCGTGGCCGTCGGCAATGGACGCTCCATCCAAGCCGCCGCCCAGCGGATTCCGCAGATCCCCCGGGTCGACTGCACGATCGTCCAACTACTCGGTTCGATTCCCGGCGGTCTGCCGTCCTGGGGGCGTGATGCTCCGACCATCTGCACCCGCATCGCGTCCCAGCTCGGGGCGAAGGTCGCCCGCATGCCGGTGCCGCTGATCGTGGACAACCCCTCGCTGCTGCGGCCGCTCATGCGCGAGGAGAAGGTGGCCACCACACTGGCGTTGGCCGCCCGGGCGGACGTGGCCCTCGTCGGTGTGGCCGGAGTGGGGGCGAAGGGCGCGGGCAACATCCTGGCGGAGTACCTGACCCCGGATGTGCGCGAGGCCATCCGTATCGGCGGAGCGGTCGGGCATATCCTCGATCACCACTACGATGCCGCCGGTCGCCCCGTGCCCACACCGCTGACCCCGCGCACCTTGGCGCTGCCGCTCGATGAGCTCAGGCGCATACCGCTGGTCATTGGGGCGGCCGGCGGCGAGGACAAGGTGGAGGCGATCGTCGGGGCAGTGCGCGGCGGTATCCTCAGCGCCCTGGCCACCGACTACCAGACCGCTCTGTCGATCCTCGACTTCCTCTGA
- a CDS encoding helix-turn-helix domain-containing protein: MLAGFIGTLPLAVTALPAVPRSPVLLFAVLIQPVALLVAYLAGRVASHLVRRRARISTSTATLTALIGLWAGFAGGAWLFNEEYLWAPRMLASAVIVAVMVVGVTALVITRLQHEPPLEPIAAVARQGESERLELKSSARVNMHTGKRDDAMETVAAKTVAAFLNSRGGTLLLGVDDDGRLIGLDPDYATLRQPDADRFELFLRSLWRVRLGTNAAALPRLDFAPATDGSGEVCRVTVPPSPTPVYLKGPKGNGGTELWVRVGNSTQRLEVDDAVSYIARRWPQEVRPSLRARVGAYLLYHRKRAAAPESAQAD, encoded by the coding sequence ATGCTCGCAGGCTTCATCGGCACCTTGCCGCTTGCCGTCACCGCGCTGCCGGCGGTCCCGCGCAGCCCGGTGCTGCTGTTCGCCGTCCTCATTCAGCCGGTGGCACTGTTGGTCGCCTATCTGGCCGGGCGCGTCGCCTCGCACCTGGTGCGGCGTCGGGCCCGAATCTCGACCTCCACCGCTACACTCACCGCCCTGATCGGCCTGTGGGCCGGGTTCGCCGGCGGCGCCTGGCTGTTCAATGAGGAGTACCTGTGGGCGCCGCGCATGCTTGCCTCCGCCGTCATCGTCGCGGTGATGGTGGTGGGGGTGACCGCGCTGGTGATTACGCGGCTGCAGCACGAGCCGCCGCTGGAGCCGATCGCCGCGGTGGCCCGGCAGGGCGAATCGGAACGGCTCGAACTGAAGTCCTCCGCCCGCGTCAACATGCACACCGGCAAGCGAGATGACGCCATGGAGACCGTGGCCGCAAAGACCGTGGCCGCGTTCCTCAACTCCCGCGGCGGCACGCTGCTGCTGGGCGTCGACGACGACGGGCGCCTGATCGGGCTCGATCCCGACTACGCGACCCTGCGTCAGCCCGACGCCGACCGCTTCGAACTGTTCCTGCGCAGCCTGTGGCGAGTGCGACTGGGAACGAACGCCGCCGCACTGCCGCGTCTGGACTTCGCCCCGGCCACCGACGGGTCGGGCGAGGTGTGCCGGGTGACGGTTCCGCCCTCGCCCACCCCCGTGTATTTGAAGGGGCCCAAGGGCAATGGTGGTACAGAGCTGTGGGTGCGGGTCGGCAACTCCACGCAGCGGCTCGAGGTGGACGACGCCGTCTCCTACATCGCCCGCCGCTGGCCGCAGGAGGTGCGCCCGAGCTTGCGTGCGCGCGTGGGCGCCTACCTGCTCTACCACCGCAAGCGCGCCGCTGCCCCGGAGTCGGCGCAGGCGGACTAA
- a CDS encoding aldo/keto reductase: protein MEYRQLGRSGLRVSTITLGTMGFGGTGFARNVGHIDVDGARREIDIARDAGVNLIDTADIYSAGLSEEILGKALGADRDDVLIATKVRMPMGEGPNDAGLSRHHIVRSVEASLRRLGTDYIDLYQVHEWDGITPLEETLSALDDLVHAGKVRYIGCSNFAAWHLMKSLWTADRNGLTPFVSNQVHYSLQTRDIEHEIIPTAVDQGIGILVWSPLAGGLLSGKYRRGVDAPAGSRHVEGWNEPPVYDAETLYDIVDELVAIADGHGVFPSAVALAYTLAQPAVTSLIVGARNEEQLRQNLAAAELKLTAEELQRLERVSATGLPYPFWHHLNAADRLSPADLTLLARHLRDRG from the coding sequence ATGGAATACAGACAGCTGGGAAGAAGCGGCCTGCGGGTCTCCACGATCACGCTGGGCACCATGGGGTTCGGTGGCACCGGGTTCGCCCGCAACGTGGGCCACATTGATGTGGACGGGGCGCGCCGGGAGATCGATATCGCCCGCGACGCGGGCGTGAACCTGATCGACACCGCGGATATCTACTCGGCCGGATTATCCGAGGAGATCCTCGGCAAGGCGCTCGGAGCCGACCGCGATGACGTCTTGATCGCCACCAAGGTGCGTATGCCCATGGGGGAGGGACCCAACGACGCCGGCCTGTCCCGCCACCACATCGTGCGCAGTGTGGAGGCCAGCCTGCGCCGCCTGGGCACCGACTACATCGACCTCTACCAGGTGCACGAGTGGGACGGGATCACGCCGCTGGAGGAGACGCTCTCCGCCCTGGATGACCTGGTGCACGCGGGCAAGGTGCGCTACATCGGCTGCTCCAACTTCGCCGCCTGGCACCTGATGAAGTCCCTGTGGACCGCCGACCGCAACGGCCTGACGCCCTTCGTCAGCAACCAGGTGCACTACTCGCTTCAGACCAGGGACATCGAGCACGAGATCATCCCCACCGCGGTGGACCAGGGCATCGGCATCCTGGTGTGGAGCCCGCTGGCCGGCGGCCTGCTGTCGGGCAAGTATCGGCGCGGGGTTGATGCGCCCGCAGGCAGTCGCCACGTGGAGGGCTGGAACGAGCCGCCGGTCTACGATGCCGAGACCCTCTACGATATTGTGGATGAACTCGTGGCAATTGCCGACGGGCACGGGGTCTTCCCGAGTGCGGTTGCGCTGGCATACACGCTTGCCCAGCCCGCGGTCACCTCGCTGATCGTCGGGGCGCGCAACGAGGAACAGCTGCGGCAGAACCTCGCCGCAGCAGAGTTGAAGCTCACCGCCGAGGAACTTCAGCGACTGGAGCGGGTCAGTGCCACCGGCCTGCCCTACCCGTTCTGGCACCACCTCAACGCCGCCGACCGGCTGAGCCCCGCCGACTTGACGCTGCTGGCTCGGCATCTGCGGGACCGCGGCTGA
- a CDS encoding dihydroxyacetone kinase subunit L: protein MLNRETLAAIAEQISALMTANREYLVSLDQVNGDGDLGISMDDGFRALAAYLAGQEQTDLGQLLRGGAEALNGAAPSSLGTILSFGLMGMARTLRGRTEADVVAAAQALQAGVDAIMDKAESRPGQKTILDALAPGAAALTEGAGAVAAGQASLGELLARAAEAAAQGSEATRKMEAVHGRAAYSASRSIGVLDGGSVVGRLIFEGAAAWAG, encoded by the coding sequence GTGCTGAACCGTGAAACGCTGGCGGCGATCGCCGAACAGATCAGCGCCTTGATGACCGCCAACCGGGAATACCTGGTCTCCCTCGACCAGGTCAACGGCGACGGCGACCTGGGCATCTCCATGGACGACGGCTTCCGGGCCCTGGCCGCCTACCTCGCCGGACAGGAGCAGACCGACCTCGGACAGCTGCTGCGCGGGGGAGCCGAGGCCCTCAACGGTGCCGCGCCGTCCTCGCTGGGCACCATCCTCAGCTTCGGTCTGATGGGCATGGCCCGCACCCTGCGCGGGAGGACGGAGGCCGACGTGGTCGCCGCCGCGCAGGCCCTGCAGGCGGGCGTGGACGCCATCATGGACAAGGCCGAGTCCAGGCCGGGGCAGAAGACGATCCTGGACGCGCTCGCGCCCGGGGCCGCGGCGCTGACTGAGGGGGCCGGCGCCGTCGCCGCCGGCCAGGCGTCCCTGGGCGAGCTGCTGGCGCGCGCCGCCGAGGCGGCCGCGCAGGGCTCGGAGGCCACGCGGAAGATGGAGGCCGTCCACGGGCGCGCCGCCTACTCCGCCTCCCGGTCCATCGGCGTGCTTGACGGCGGCTCCGTCGTCGGCCGCCTCATCTTCGAGGGCGCCGCGGCCTGGGCGGGCTGA
- a CDS encoding dihydroxyacetone kinase subunit DhaK: MKKILNRPDTFVRDTMEGIEAAYGDRVGLLDGDPRVLVSRYPAAPGKVGVVTAGGSGHLPLFLGYVGQGMLDGCAVGEVFASPAAEKMADMIRACDRGAGVLCLYGNYNGDVFNFRMACEDVEFDDIETRQLLGRDDVASSPKERADKRRGVAGLVYAFKIAGAAAAQMMTLDEVTAVTARALDNIRTMGVATSPCIVPKVGEPTFTIAEGQIEVGMGIHGEAGIEVRPMMTAAEIAALVLETITADLPLAAGDEVSVMVNGLGATPLEEQLIVYRSVHALLAERGVAVVMPHVGEFATSMEMSGLSVSVFKLDAELKELLRAPASTPFYTNANK; this comes from the coding sequence ATGAAGAAGATACTCAACCGCCCCGACACCTTCGTGCGCGACACCATGGAGGGCATCGAGGCCGCCTACGGCGACCGCGTGGGCCTGCTCGACGGCGATCCGCGCGTGCTCGTCTCGCGCTACCCCGCGGCGCCGGGCAAGGTCGGCGTGGTCACCGCCGGCGGCAGCGGGCACCTGCCCCTGTTCCTCGGCTACGTGGGCCAGGGCATGCTGGACGGCTGCGCCGTCGGCGAGGTGTTCGCCTCCCCGGCGGCCGAGAAGATGGCTGACATGATCCGTGCCTGCGACCGCGGGGCCGGCGTGCTGTGCCTGTACGGCAACTACAACGGCGACGTGTTCAACTTCCGCATGGCCTGCGAGGACGTCGAGTTCGACGACATCGAGACCCGGCAGCTGCTGGGCCGCGACGACGTGGCCAGCTCCCCCAAGGAACGGGCGGACAAGCGCCGCGGCGTGGCCGGACTGGTCTACGCCTTCAAGATCGCCGGGGCGGCCGCCGCGCAGATGATGACACTCGACGAGGTCACCGCCGTCACGGCCCGCGCCCTGGACAATATCCGCACCATGGGTGTGGCCACCTCCCCGTGCATCGTCCCCAAGGTCGGCGAGCCGACCTTCACCATTGCGGAGGGACAGATCGAGGTCGGCATGGGCATTCACGGGGAGGCCGGTATCGAGGTGCGCCCCATGATGACGGCGGCGGAGATCGCCGCCCTCGTGCTGGAGACCATCACGGCCGATCTGCCGCTGGCCGCCGGGGATGAGGTCTCGGTAATGGTCAACGGTCTGGGCGCCACCCCGCTGGAGGAGCAGCTGATCGTCTACCGCTCCGTGCATGCGCTGCTGGCCGAGCGCGGCGTGGCGGTAGTCATGCCGCACGTGGGCGAGTTCGCCACCTCCATGGAGATGTCCGGCCTGTCCGTGAGCGTCTTCAAACTCGACGCCGAGCTCAAGGAGCTGCTGCGGGCCCCCGCCTCCACCCCCTTCTACACCAACGCGAACAAGTGA
- a CDS encoding class II aldolase/adducin family protein codes for MKKELCEIAKRAQHDGLCKHKSGNFSIRDAESGLLVASPTSLDRDLMTPRDVVVMDLDAHVVENESGLRPTSEVLMHLEIYKERPEVLAIVHTHSAYATSFALLNKPIPAIVYEVANLGLTRARIPVAPYGRPGTPELAASVRQAVREADCVLLEKHGAVAVDSRNLYEAYLKAAYIEELAELYHHALTASGGVEPESFATAELQKWAYPAEITFANQR; via the coding sequence ATGAAGAAAGAACTGTGCGAGATCGCCAAGCGGGCCCAGCACGACGGATTGTGCAAGCACAAGTCCGGCAACTTCTCCATCCGCGACGCCGAAAGCGGCCTGCTGGTCGCCTCACCCACCAGCCTGGACCGCGACCTGATGACCCCGCGCGACGTCGTCGTCATGGATCTGGACGCCCACGTCGTCGAGAACGAGTCCGGCCTGCGGCCCACGTCCGAGGTGCTCATGCACCTGGAGATCTACAAGGAGCGTCCCGAGGTGCTCGCAATCGTGCACACGCACTCCGCCTACGCCACCTCCTTCGCCCTGCTGAACAAGCCGATCCCGGCGATCGTCTACGAGGTCGCCAACCTGGGGCTGACCCGGGCGCGCATCCCGGTGGCCCCCTACGGCCGTCCCGGCACCCCCGAGCTGGCCGCCTCCGTGCGTCAGGCGGTGCGCGAGGCCGACTGCGTGCTGCTGGAGAAGCACGGCGCCGTCGCCGTCGATTCGCGCAACCTCTACGAGGCCTACCTCAAGGCCGCCTACATCGAGGAGCTGGCCGAGCTCTACCACCACGCGCTCACGGCCAGCGGCGGCGTCGAGCCCGAGTCCTTCGCCACCGCGGAGCTGCAGAAGTGGGCCTACCCGGCCGAGATCACCTTCGCCAACCAGCGCTGA
- a CDS encoding PTS galactitol transporter subunit IIC, translated as MQVLQNSVNFLLSLGAAIFVPLIIIIAGLIVRMKVKDAISAGITLGVAFSGMTMLITYMTEAITPAAQAMSETIGVDLPITDGGWTTMSTISWSWPYAFLMFPLVIGINIVLILLKQTETFNADLWNVWGKIFTAVAVYYITGQVWLAFVIAAIQVVFELKTADFHQHRVETMTGIPGVTITHRMVFLAAPMYPIDWLLRKIPGLNRSFNAADLRDKLGIFAENHVLGFILGVLFGVLARFDVAGILTLGIQAATALTLFPVISKYFMQALEPISNAISEYMRKRFSDRQLFVGLDWPFLGGANEIWIAVIWTIPVTLAYAFFLPGNDILPFAGIVNICIAVGAYFASQGNIIRMLIQCTIFAPVFLWVGTAFAPFMTELANSTRAVELSAGQLISNSSIDAPIFTYALSHLMQFLDGNFIPLLIFVVWLVCFVLYSRSLIAERNRARAAEQSAAVTA; from the coding sequence ATGCAGGTCCTGCAGAACTCCGTCAACTTCCTGCTCTCCCTCGGGGCCGCCATCTTCGTCCCCCTGATCATCATCATCGCCGGGCTGATCGTCCGCATGAAGGTCAAGGACGCCATCTCCGCGGGCATCACCCTGGGCGTGGCCTTCTCCGGCATGACCATGCTCATCACCTACATGACCGAGGCCATCACCCCGGCCGCCCAGGCCATGTCCGAGACCATCGGCGTCGACCTGCCCATCACCGACGGCGGGTGGACCACCATGTCCACCATCTCCTGGTCCTGGCCCTACGCCTTCCTCATGTTCCCGCTGGTGATCGGCATCAACATCGTGCTGATCCTGCTCAAGCAGACCGAGACCTTCAACGCGGACCTGTGGAACGTGTGGGGCAAGATCTTCACCGCCGTCGCCGTCTACTACATCACCGGGCAGGTCTGGCTGGCCTTCGTCATCGCCGCGATCCAGGTGGTATTCGAGCTCAAGACCGCGGACTTCCATCAGCACCGGGTGGAGACCATGACCGGCATCCCCGGAGTGACCATCACCCACCGCATGGTGTTCCTGGCCGCGCCGATGTATCCGATCGACTGGTTGCTGCGCAAGATCCCGGGCCTGAACCGGTCCTTCAACGCCGCCGACCTGCGCGACAAGCTCGGCATCTTCGCCGAGAACCACGTCCTGGGCTTCATCCTCGGGGTGCTGTTCGGCGTCCTGGCCCGCTTCGACGTGGCCGGCATCCTGACGCTGGGCATTCAGGCGGCGACGGCGCTGACGCTGTTCCCGGTCATCTCCAAGTACTTCATGCAGGCACTGGAGCCCATCTCGAATGCCATCTCCGAATACATGCGCAAGCGCTTCAGCGACCGGCAGCTGTTCGTCGGGCTCGACTGGCCCTTCCTCGGCGGCGCCAACGAGATCTGGATCGCCGTCATCTGGACCATCCCGGTCACGCTGGCCTACGCCTTCTTCCTGCCCGGCAACGACATCCTCCCCTTCGCGGGCATCGTCAACATCTGCATCGCGGTGGGCGCCTACTTCGCCAGCCAGGGCAACATCATCCGGATGCTCATCCAGTGCACGATCTTCGCCCCCGTGTTCCTGTGGGTGGGCACCGCCTTCGCGCCGTTCATGACCGAGCTGGCCAACTCCACCCGGGCCGTGGAGCTGTCCGCCGGGCAGCTGATCTCCAACTCCTCCATCGACGCGCCCATCTTCACCTACGCGCTGTCCCACCTCATGCAGTTCCTGGACGGGAACTTCATCCCGCTGCTCATCTTCGTGGTCTGGCTGGTCTGCTTCGTCCTGTACTCGCGCAGCCTCATCGCCGAGCGCAACCGGGCCCGCGCCGCGGAGCAGAGCGCGGCCGTGACCGCCTGA
- a CDS encoding PTS sugar transporter subunit IIB, with protein MTAKVIVACGSGVATSQTVASKVSRLLKEARVDADVQAVDLKSVDRHLTDAAAYITIVRENKPRSVPVINGIAFLTGMGQDQELAKLIEAIKASGASGRA; from the coding sequence ATGACCGCGAAGGTAATCGTCGCCTGCGGCAGCGGCGTCGCCACCTCCCAGACCGTGGCCAGCAAGGTGAGCCGTCTGCTGAAGGAGGCACGCGTGGACGCCGACGTCCAGGCGGTCGACCTCAAGTCCGTCGACCGCCACCTGACCGACGCCGCCGCCTACATCACCATCGTGCGGGAGAACAAGCCCCGCTCCGTCCCCGTCATCAACGGGATCGCCTTCCTGACCGGCATGGGGCAGGACCAGGAACTGGCCAAGCTGATCGAGGCCATCAAGGCATCCGGGGCCTCCGGGAGGGCATGA